In one Lycium barbarum isolate Lr01 chromosome 7, ASM1917538v2, whole genome shotgun sequence genomic region, the following are encoded:
- the LOC132601674 gene encoding uncharacterized protein LOC132601674 → MKNHENRPTSAAPFPEVNEVYAHYSRRGKGRGPSRGHGCGHDSDRGRARDNGQGRNSSLGVNHSSKKNHYQKGKKKDDRHDVLEACGSEDKCYRCGGRGHWSRTSRTAKHLVELYQASMKRKEKNLEANFSSENQSDITHLDVVDFF, encoded by the coding sequence ATGAAAAATCACGAGAATCGGCCTACTAGCGCTGCaccattccccgaagtgaatgaggtGTACGCCCACTACTCTAGGCGTGGaaaaggtcgtggccccagtcgggGTCATGGTTGTGGTCATGATAGTGATCGTGGTCGTGCTCGTGATAATGGTCAAGGAAGAAATTCTTCTCTTGGTGTTAATCATTCATCAAAGAAGAATCACTACCAGAAAGGGAAAAAGAAGGATGATAGGCATGATGTGCTAGAAGCATGTGGCTCAGAAGATAAATGTTATCGATGTGGTGGAAGGGGACACTGGTCACGTACCAGTCGTACGGCGAAGCACTTGGTTGAGCTTTATCAAGCATCAAtgaaaaggaaagagaaaaatCTCGAAGCTAATTTTAGCTCTGAAAATCAATCTGACATCACACACTTGGATGTAGTAGATTTCTTTTAG